Within the Acidipropionibacterium acidipropionici genome, the region ACGACCCTGCTGAGGATCCTGGCCGGGGTGGAGACCCCCGACACCGGCGAGGTGGTGCCCGGCCATGGGCTGAAGATCGGCTACTTCGCCCAGGAGCACGATCTCATCGAGATGGACCGCACGGTGCTGGACAACATGGCCCGCACCGCAGGCGACATGACCGACACCGACATCCGCAAGATCCTCGGCTCCTTCCTGTTCACCGGTGACGACGTCGAGAAGCCCGCCCACGTGCTGTCCGGCGGTGAGAAGACGCGGCTGGCGCTGGCCATGCTCGTGGTCTCCTCGGCCAACGTCCTGCTGCTCGACGAGCCCACCAACAACCTCGACCCGGCCAGCCGGGAGCAGGTGCTGGACGCCATCGCCCACTTCGGTGGCGCAATCGTACTGGTGACCCACGACGAGGGGGCCGTCCAGGCGCTGGAGCCGGACCGGGTGCTCGTGCTGCCCGACGGCACCGAGGACCTGTGGAGCCAGGACTACGCCGAGCTCATCTCGCTGGCCTGAGATCTCCCATAGCATGGGGCCGACGACCGACTCACTGGAGGTACCTCATGGCCCCATCGCAGGCCCGGCTCACCGGGGATGAACGGGCCGCGATGGCCCGGGTACTGGCCGACCGCTACCGCGAGGGCGCCTCGATCCGCTCTCTTGCCGCCGACTTCGGACGCTCCTACGGACTCGTGCAGCGACTGCTGAGCGAGGCCGGCGTGCGGACCCGCCCTCGTGGCGGGGCTGATCCGGCGTCCCCCGCCACCCGGGCCGGGCGGCAGGGCGAAGCGGGCCCCGTTGGCCAGATCCCGGACGACCAGCCCGATCCGGCCCTCCTCGTCGAACTCCAGGAGGCCGAGGCCAAGGCGCGCAAGGCCGAGAAGAGGCTCGCCAAGGCCGAGCGCTCCCGGGCCAAACTCACCAAGCGCACCAGCACGAAGAAGGAGCGCCGGGCCGCGAAGGAGAAGGTGGCCAGGCGCTCCCGGAAGGCCGACAAGGCCGCCCAGCGTCTCGGGCGCCTCCGCGAGCAGATGGACCGGCCCTGAGCCTCAGACGGGAGAGCGGGGTCGGGGTTCGGGGCCGTCTCAGGATCGCGCCGTCAGGGCGAAGGTGGTGACCTCCACGGCCACCGTCACCTCGATCGGTTCCACCAGCTGCGGATGGGTGCTGTGGTGAGCGCTGGGGCCCATCAGCACGGCGTCGGCCGCCAGGTCCGGAGAGAGTGTGCGCTGCTCGCGAACGACGTCGTGGGCGACCGGCGAGAAGGCCCCCGACATGGCGCGCACGATCTCCTGATGCTTGTCGGCCTGGATGCCGATCATCCCGGTGGCCTCGCGCAGCTCAGCCAGGTGATCGGGCAGCGGGCTGGCGACCACCAGATGCCCGCCCGGCGTCAGCACCCGGGCGAATTCGTCGCGGTTGCGGGGCGCGAAGACGCACAGCACGGCGTCGACCGCCCCGTCGCGCAGGGGAAGACCCGCCCAGGTGTCGGCCACCACCGCGGCCATCCGCGGATGGGCCCGTGCGGCCCGGCGCACTGCGGCCACCGAGATGTCGGTGGCCAGCCCGGTGGCCGCGGGGACGGCGTCCAGCAGCCGTGCTAGGTGGTGGCCGGTGCCGGCCCCGGCCTCCAGGATCCGTCGTGAGCGCGCCAGACGCCGGGCCAGGATCTCGTCGACGCCGGCCAGCAGCCCCGATTCCAGCGACCGGGTGCGGGCGTCGACCATCGCGACGGTGTCCGCGTTGACGCCGGGTCGGGCGCCGATCATCGTGACATGCCCCTGGCGGGCCACATCGAGGCTGTGTCCGGCGGCGCAGCGCAGGGCCGAGCCCTCCAGCCTCAGATGTTCGCGGCGGCCGGTCCGTCGCAGGCAGGTGGGGCAGCACAGCCAGCCGACCACCTGGGACAGGGCGGCCGTGTTCACGGCACCCTCAGTGCGCCGCCGTCGACCGGGATGAGGGAGCCGGTGATGTAGGAGGCCCGGTCCGACAGCATGAAGGCGGCGACCGCCCCGAACTCCTCGGGCTGTCCCAGGCGGCCGAGCGGAATCGGCCCCTCGGTGGCGGCGCGCGACCCCTGGTGGCCGCTGCCGTGGAGCTGGGCGATCCTCGGGGTGGCGATGGTGCCGGGCATCAGCCCCACCGCGCGCCCGCCCTGCGGGCCGATCTCGTCTGCCAGCTGCGAGACCAGCATCGCCAGCCCCCCGCGGGTCGCGTTCGACGGTGCCATCGCCGGAAGCGGGGAGCGCG harbors:
- a CDS encoding helix-turn-helix domain-containing protein, translated to MAPSQARLTGDERAAMARVLADRYREGASIRSLAADFGRSYGLVQRLLSEAGVRTRPRGGADPASPATRAGRQGEAGPVGQIPDDQPDPALLVELQEAEAKARKAEKRLAKAERSRAKLTKRTSTKKERRAAKEKVARRSRKADKAAQRLGRLREQMDRP
- a CDS encoding class I SAM-dependent methyltransferase, with the translated sequence MIGARPGVNADTVAMVDARTRSLESGLLAGVDEILARRLARSRRILEAGAGTGHHLARLLDAVPAATGLATDISVAAVRRAARAHPRMAAVVADTWAGLPLRDGAVDAVLCVFAPRNRDEFARVLTPGGHLVVASPLPDHLAELREATGMIGIQADKHQEIVRAMSGAFSPVAHDVVREQRTLSPDLAADAVLMGPSAHHSTHPQLVEPIEVTVAVEVTTFALTARS